From Perca flavescens isolate YP-PL-M2 chromosome 19, PFLA_1.0, whole genome shotgun sequence:
GGCTTGTTGGTGTTTGGGTTCCAGATGTTGTTCAGGCCTGCGTGCCGTGTTTCTGGCAGATGTAGCGCATGGCGGTGGAGCAGTGGAGGTCGTTGAGGCGTCCACTTTTATGCAGGTGAGCGCAGTCTTCGTCTCCGGGGCCGAGACCGTGATCCGTCCAGCTGTCAGGCTGACCGGGCACCCAGCGCCTGAAACACGCGGTAACACGCGAGGAGAAAAACCTTATTGTTAAAtcatctttgtttgttttctacGGACATAAAGTTACACTCAACTCACGATTCAACATGATTTTACAGAAttagctgcagacaaatgagggaaaatgtttcttaatttacatacatatttttttacgttttgcctgaaatattatgacttttatcacaATTTTGTTCTtatcaaaataactaaataaatagaaacaaAGCTCTTAAAATTAATAAACTAAGAAGACGTAGTGAtgtctgaagtcaaacaagGTCAATCTAAAGTAGATTACGCCCTAGAACGTTAAACGCTAAAACTGTGCCAGACTTTGGGGCCGACTGGTCCGAGTCTGGAGACTTTAGGGCCAACTGGTCTGGGTCTTGGGACTTCGGGGCCGACTGGTCTGTGTCTGGAGACTTCAGGGCCGACTGGTCTGAGTCTGGAGACTTCAGGGCCGACTGGTCTAAGTCTGGAGACTTCGGGGCCGACTGGTCTGAGTCTGGAGACTTCAGGGCCGACTGGTCTGAGTCTGGAGTCTTTGGGGCCGACTGGTCTGAGTCTGGAGACTTCAGGGCCGACTGGTCTGAGTCTGGAGACTTTGGGGCCGACTGGTCTGGGGTCTTTAGGGCCGACTGGTCTGGGTCTGGGGACTTTGGGGGACTTCAGGGCCGACTGGTCTTGGTCTGGGGACTTTGGAGGACTTCAGGGCCGACTGGTCTGGGTCTGGAGACTTTGGGGGACTTCAGGGCCGACTGGTCTGGGTCTGGGGACTTTGGGGGACTTCAGGGCCGACTGGTCTGGGTCTGGGGACTTTGGGGGACTTCAGGGCCGACTGGTCTGGGTCTGGGGACTTTGGGGGACTTCAGGGGCGACTGGTCTGGGTCTGGGGACTTTGTGGGACTTCAGGGCCGACTGGTCTGGGTCTGGGGACTTTGGGGGACTTCAGGGCCGACTGGTCTGGGTCTGGGGACTTTGGGGGACTTCCCGGCCGACTGTACCTGCGCTCCATGGTGTACGGTGTCTGGTTGATCCACTCCCAGCGGCCGGTTCTCCAGTCAGACAGACCCACCCAGTAGATCAGGGGAACCGTACGACGAGTCACAAAgttctacagacagacagacagacacagacagacagacagacagacagagaaggagacgtctgtaaatcagtggagatattttttgagtgaaatgaCTCGTTTCACTGTCAGAGTTTGATCCATTCGGTCccataacatttggaaagtctagaagagatGCACAATTAATTTATTCAATCCCCATTTaagttaacagacagacagacagacagagaaggagacagagagagtctcACCCAGGTCTTGTCGTCCTGCAGTATGACAGacagacccacagacagacagacagacaggcagtctcACCCAGGTCTTGTCGTCCTGCAGTATGACAGacagacccacagacagacagacagacaggcacacagacagacaggctttCTCACCCAGGTCTTGTCGTCCTGCAGTATGACAGacagacccacagacagacagacaggcacacagacagacaggctttCTCACCCAGGTCTTGTCGTCCTGCAGTATGACAGacagacccacagacagacagacagacaggcacacagacagacaggctttCTCACCCAGGTCTTGTCGTCCTGCAGTATGAGCAGGTGAGCGTTGCGTTTCTCACACCAGACTCTGGACTCGTTCCAGGACCGAGACTCACTGCTGAAGAAGTAGCAGCTGGAACCAAACTCAACCCAACCTGGAGGACAACAAATGCTCCCTGCagaacctgagagacagacaggcagacagacagataggtaggcagacagacagacagacagacagacagggagagaggcaggcaggaagaCAGGCAGGGAGATAGGTGTAAGGTTTCCGTAGGTTTCCGTAAATGTGTACTTTAAatctatgactgtgtgtgtttgtgtgtgtgtgtgtgtgtgtgtgtgtgtgtgtgtgtgtgtgtctgtgtgttgtgtttgtgtgtttgtgtgtgtgtgtgtgtgtttgtgtgtgtactgttgGTGATGATCCGTTCGAGGGAACATTTGAGTGAATCGACCGTCCGGCTGAGAGAGTCGATGACTGCCAGCTGCTTCAACGCCTCGgccactgaacacacacagacacacacacacacacacacacacacacacacacacacacacacacacacacacacacacacacacacacacacacacacacacacacacacagagacacacacatacacacacacagtaaatgcAAAGATGTTTCAAACAAaggactttcccccaggagaACGGGGGTTCATGTCCCTGGTTCATGAAAAGACTTTAGGGAACAAACGGAGCTCCGTCACGTTCTGCGTCACCACggtaaccttcaggaagtgatgtcacgtGTGATTTGAGCCCAGACCTCCATCTTTTGATCATCTTAACTCAGGAGTTCTGGGGTCTGAACCCTGACCAGACTGGGAGCCTCGTGGTTAAAACCACCACTGTTACCTCCTCTGGTCCAGACAAGAGGACAGACAACTCTCAAGAGGGAGGGGTGGGAGGAACcactcgtgtgtgtgtctgtgagtgtatgtgtacatctgtgtgtgtgtatgtgtgtgtctgtgtgtgtttgtgtgtgtacatgtgtgtgtgtgtgtcagtgtgtgtgtatgtgtgtgtttgtgtgtctgtgtgtgtctgtgtgtgtttgtgtgtgtctgtgtgtgtgtttgtgtgtgtctgtgtgtgtttgtgtgtatgtgtgtgtacatctatgcgtgtgtgtgtgtgtgtgtgtgtgtgtgtgtatgtgtatctgtgtgtgtatgtgtgtgtatgtgtacatctgtgtgtgtgtgtgtgtgtgtgtgtgtgtgtgtgtgtgtgtctgtgtgtgtttgtgtgtgtgtgtgtgtatgtgtacatctgtgtgtgtgtgtgtgtgtctgtgtgtgtctgtgtgtgtgtgtgtttgtgtgtgtctctgtgtgtttgtgtgtatgtgtgtgtgtacatctgtgcgtgtctgtctgtgtgtgtgtgtgtgtgtgtgtgtgtgtatgtgtatctgtgtgtgtgtgtgtgtgtgtgtgtgtgtatgtctgtgtgtatgtttgtgtgtgtctgtgtgtgtttgtgtgtgtgtgtgtgtgtgtgtctgtgtgtgtgtatgtgagtgtgtgtatgtctgtgtgtgtatgtttgtgtgtctgtgtgtgtctgtgtgcatgtttgcatgtgtctgtgtgtgtgtgtttgtgtgtctgtgtgtgtgtgtgtgtgtgtgtgtgtgagtaagtgaatgagtgagtgtctgtgtgtgtgtatgtgtctgtgtgtgtgtgtctgtgtgtgtatgtgtacatctgtgtgtgtatgtgtgtgtctgtgtgtgtttgtgtgtgtctgtgtttgtttgtgtgtacatctgtgcgtgtgtgtgtgtgtgtgtgtgtgtgtctgtgtgtgtgtgtgtgtgtgtgtgtgtgtgttttgtgtgtgtgtgtgtgtgtgtgtgtgtgtgtgagtgtgtgtatatatatacatatgctcttgagggaattactgtaattgttggggttttggaatttatagagtgtggtctagacctactctatctgtaaagtgtctcgagataacttttgttatgatttgatactataaataaaattgaattgaatatatgtgtgtgtatgtctgtgtgtgtatgtttgtgtgtgtgtgtgtgtgtgtgtgtgtgtgtgtgagtgagtgagtgtgtgtgtgtgtgtgtgtgtttgtgtctgtgtatgtgtgtgtatgtgtacatgtgtgtgtgtgtgtgtgtgtgtgtctgtgtgtgtttgtgtgtgtgtttgtgtgtgtgtgtgtgtgtgtgtgtgtgtgtgtgtgtgtgtgtgtgtgtgtgtgtgtgttaacttctctggtttagatatgaggaggTATCTCCTGTCACCACCAGGGGGCCCTATCTTATGAAAGGGGGGTAGTTACAGAGTTCAGAGAGTCAGACTGACCTGACATGAGctcgtttttgttgttgtccatAGCAACCTGCAGCTGTTG
This genomic window contains:
- the asgr1a gene encoding asialoglycoprotein receptor 1; translation: MSGQFGCSWSTRAATVLISAETTTRLSVSDGEESSSLETDRQTDRQTDRQTDRQTDRQTGRQTDRQADRQIVEMEDYHNERELDSSALWIKEPASVSLSAVSRFRRWLFPALTATFILVLIIALGASNTKTSNQLWSVEQRFSNLSLVIQSLNTSLQHAQETSKQVQQLQVAMDNNKNELMSVAEALKQLAVIDSLSRTVDSLKCSLERIITNSSAGSICCPPGWVEFGSSCYFFSSESRSWNESRVWCEKRNAHLLILQDDKTWNFVTRRTVPLIYWVGLSDWRTGRWEWINQTPYTMERRRWVPGQPDSWTDHGLGPGDEDCAHLHKSGRLNDLHCSTAMRYICQKHGTQA